In the Manis javanica isolate MJ-LG chromosome 12, MJ_LKY, whole genome shotgun sequence genome, one interval contains:
- the CFAP96 gene encoding cilia-and flagella-associated protein 96 isoform X2 — protein sequence MPVEGGKTDMERIGLFSEMEYVTVGDKYVSHFNRPFNEAASKNRQILPGGSKEMSNLQAGYFDPHFVRIFEGEGYVNLNQVRRRRMIEEAKKNLGKAFLPSSGDKKPCGLGSYYGTIGGPVSFFSAQSKPREKYEAPGKNLYTNPGKKGTGYGYANITIGKQYSHSSDFYDAPKLNYKKENEKHHRLLKGTPFKLNLCPREYFDANPYLSEKSLPPIRKAEKKELLTLPFKPSSPGKKDTKYEELQGCFSTVLLTSGRQVAF from the exons ATGCCTGTGGAAGGAGGGAAAACAGACATGGAGAGGATCGGCCTCTTCAGTGAGATGGAATATGTCACTGTCGGTGATAAATATGTGTCACACTTTAATC gacccTTTAATGAGGCTGCAAGCAAAAATAGACAGATACTACCTGGAGGATCCAAAGAAATGTCAAATCTCCAGGCAGGTTATTTTGACCCCCATTTTGTAAGGATTTTTGAAGGCGAAGGCTATGTAAATCTGAATCAAGTGAGAAGACGGCGTATGATAGAAGAAGCCAAAAAAAATCTAGGCAAAGCCTTCCTCCCTAGTAGTGGAGATAAAAAGCC ATGTGGATTAGGAAGCTACTATGGAACAATAGGTGGTCCAGTCTCATTCTTCAGTGCACAGTCCAAACCCAGAGAAAAATATGAGGCACCTGGAAAAAATTTATACACAAatccaggaaagaaaggaactggATATGG CTATGCAAATATTACCATTGGTAAACAATATTCACACTCTTCTGATTTCTATGATGCACCAAAATTGAATTATAAG aaagagaatgaaaaacacCATCGTTTACTTAAAGGGACACCTTTCAAGTTAAATCTTTGCCCAAGGGAATATTTTGATGCGAATCCTTACTTGTCTGAGAAATCTCTACCACCAATtagaaaagcagagaagaaagaattacTTACACTCCCTTTTAAGCCCTCCTCTCCTGGTAAAAAG gACACTAAATATGAAGAATTACAAGGCTGCTTCAGTACAGTCCTATTAACATCTGGAAGACAAGTAGCTTTCTAG
- the CFAP96 gene encoding cilia-and flagella-associated protein 96 isoform X3, giving the protein MPVEGGKTDMERIGLFSEMEYVTVGDKYVSHFNRPFNEAASKNRQILPGGSKEMSNLQAGYFDPHFVRIFEGEGYVNLNQVRRRRMIEEAKKNLGKAFLPSSGDKKPCGLGSYYGTIGGPVSFFSAQSKPREKYEAPGKNLYTNPGKKGTGYGYANITIGKQYSHSSDFYDAPKLNYKKENEKHHRLLKGTPFKLNLCPREYFDANPYLSEKSLPPIRKAEKKELLTLPFKPSSPGKKLFFVQYTYPQL; this is encoded by the exons ATGCCTGTGGAAGGAGGGAAAACAGACATGGAGAGGATCGGCCTCTTCAGTGAGATGGAATATGTCACTGTCGGTGATAAATATGTGTCACACTTTAATC gacccTTTAATGAGGCTGCAAGCAAAAATAGACAGATACTACCTGGAGGATCCAAAGAAATGTCAAATCTCCAGGCAGGTTATTTTGACCCCCATTTTGTAAGGATTTTTGAAGGCGAAGGCTATGTAAATCTGAATCAAGTGAGAAGACGGCGTATGATAGAAGAAGCCAAAAAAAATCTAGGCAAAGCCTTCCTCCCTAGTAGTGGAGATAAAAAGCC ATGTGGATTAGGAAGCTACTATGGAACAATAGGTGGTCCAGTCTCATTCTTCAGTGCACAGTCCAAACCCAGAGAAAAATATGAGGCACCTGGAAAAAATTTATACACAAatccaggaaagaaaggaactggATATGG CTATGCAAATATTACCATTGGTAAACAATATTCACACTCTTCTGATTTCTATGATGCACCAAAATTGAATTATAAG aaagagaatgaaaaacacCATCGTTTACTTAAAGGGACACCTTTCAAGTTAAATCTTTGCCCAAGGGAATATTTTGATGCGAATCCTTACTTGTCTGAGAAATCTCTACCACCAATtagaaaagcagagaagaaagaattacTTACACTCCCTTTTAAGCCCTCCTCTCCTGGTAAAAAG
- the CCDC110 gene encoding coiled-coil domain-containing protein 110, with translation MHESQPLLSESPKFPTVAFQTLLHATDLFTPHAQVTESFPPCDGGPRHGNVLTLARSTEPHTPTHPEEKSSATAPCPAVAPASVPPDPGAAAWSQRALPWPLEANPHASPLLPAKPKATYGSVTEKHHEQDEIDCVLLSASKILNSSEGVKGSGDSETEHGYTSESENQIQPQSALKALQHQLESFQALRIQTLQNVSMVQSEISEILNKSIIEVENPQFSSEKNLVFNTHLEKALDEGTNRDENKEIPVLKTLKNPIENQEEILSMEKSHRFEYSRTLHSTEEKFSSDSVNSFSQGTNIPSQINFKDILTLGTSTDNSTSNISMNPLENSDMLKNYNNLHSFLPNIPHNVMSQPDTVILDKSKITVPLLKHGLCENFDDICHSIKQMKEELQKSHDRELTLTNEIKTLKTNTNVPSNGKTDLYPTHKKKINFLREDNIESNLNEDIKSKKILELEELVNKLLPLRETVSKLHLNFCRKCKKLSRSEIHRGKKNEKNNTEIPVTSKNITDLRFHSRVPRHALSIFDPIKYETKNREKQSFVVKEGSIIFENQKTAKVNSVTEQGVAKIQYLQNYLKESMQIQRKVTELENENLMLKTKINPLVSTTQSLIQKTETYEKQLKNMLAEKNTIQSKLIKTEEDGKECLKELKKIISKYDVLQGQNKSLEEKTSQLSLEKQQMMETLDQLKNKEHKIQNDMAIVNNENNRMSREMESMKANILLMQDEKEMLEKKTHLLLKEKNSLENELKENQLEIMQLKEKGRLAKTEQETLLQIIETVKNEKLSLETTLQESTAARQMMEREIENMQTYQSTAEENFRKEIKNAKSEASIYKNSLSEMGNKCEMLSKMVMEIKTDKQMLKEELKQHSQENRKLGNSISRLEEDKILLENYVRSIENERDTLEFEMRNLQREYLNLSEKLCSQQSDLSKMGYISRREKFRFDNYGTYEGSSSPGSKSLAPDFKGIPSKLHQSLPSKIRK, from the exons CCACACACCCCGACCCACCCCGAGGAGAAAAGCAGCGCCACCGCCCCATGCCCGGCTGTGGCTCCAGCCTCGGTACCTCCCGATCCCGGCGCCGCTGCGTGGTCCCAGCGCGCCCTCCCGTGGCCGCTTGAGGCGAATCCGCACGCCTCGCCTCTACTCCCAGCAAAACCAAAAGCCACCTACGGTTCTGTTACAGAAAAGCACCACGAGCAAGATGAAATTGACTGCGTTCTCCTTTCAGCGTCCAAGATACTAAATTCCTCTGAGGGAGTAAAGGGGAGTGGTGACAGTGAAACAG AACATGGCTACACATCAGAATCAGAAAATCAAATCCAACCACAATCAGCATTGAAA gCCCTTCAGCATCAACTGGAATCATTTCAGGCTCTCCGAATACAGACTTTGCAGAATGTCAGCATG gtGCAGTCTGAAATCAGTGAAATATTGAACAAAAGCATTATTGAAGTAGAAAACCCACAATTTAGTTCAGAAAAAAATCTAGTATTCAACACACACCTTGagaaggctttg GATGAAGGGACTAACAGAGATGAAAATAAGGAAATTCCTGTCCTGAAAACCCTGAAAAAC cCTATAGAGAATCAAGAAGAAATCCTTTCTATGGAGAAAAGTCATCGTTTTGAGTATTCTAGGACTCTTcattcaacagaagaaaaattcaGTAGTGATAGTGTTAATAGTTTCTCTCAAGGTACAAATATTCCATCACAGATAAATTTCAAGGACATATTAACTCTGGGAACTTCAACAGATAATTCCACTTCAAACATAAGTATGAACCCTTTAGAAAATTCTGATATGTTGAAGAATTACAATAACCTTCATAGTTTTCTACCTAATATACCTCATAATGTTATGTCTCAACCTGATACAGTAATCCTGGACAAATCTAAAATTACTGTGCCTCTTCTCAAACATGGACTTTGTGAAAATTTCGATGATATTTGTCATTCTATCAAACAAATGAAGGAAGAACTTCAAAAGTCACACGATAGGGAATTGACACttacaaatgaaattaaaactttaaaaaccaaTACAAATGTTCCAAGTAATGGTAAGACTGACCTGTATCCcactcacaagaaaaaaattaactttcttaGGGAGGACAATATAGAAAGTAACTTAAATGAAGATATAAAATCCaagaaaattttagaattggAGGAATTAGTAAACAAATTACTCCCACTCAGGGAAACAGTGTCAAAATTGCACCTGAATTTTTGTAGGAAGTGCAAAAAATTGTCTAGGAGTGAAATTCACAGGggaaagaagaatgagaaaaacaatacGGAAATTCCTGTCACTAGCAAGAATATTACAGATTTACGATTCCATTCTAGAGTCCCAAGGCATGCACTGTCAATCTTTGATccaataaaatatgaaacaaaaaatagagaaaagcaatCTTTTGTAGTGAAAGAAGGttcaataatatttgaaaatcagaaaacagCCAAAGTCAATTCTGTTACTGAGCAGGGTGTTGCAAAAATTCAGTATTTACAGAATTACCTGAAAGAATCTATGCAGATACAGAGAAAAGTAACAGAGCTGGAGAATGAAAATCTAATGCTTAAGACCAAAATAAACCCTCTTGTCTCTACCACACAATCTCTGATACAGAAAACTGAAACATATGAAAAGCAACTTAAGAATATGCTTGCAGAAAAGAATACTATTCAGTCCAAGTTAATTAAAACAGAAGAAGATGGCAAAGAATgtctaaaagaattgaaaaaaataattagtaaatatGATGTTCTCCAAGGACAAAACAAAAGTCTAGAGGAAAAAACCAGTCAACTTTCTTTGGAGAAGCAACAAATGATGGAAACATTAGACCAACTAAAAAATAAGGAacacaaaattcaaaatgatatggctattgtcaataatgaaaataatcgAATGAGTAGGGAAatggaatcaatgaaagcaaatatTCTGTTGATGCAAGATGAAAAGGAAATGctagagaaaaaaacacacctgcttctaaaggaaaaaaactcacttgaaaatgaactaaaagaaaaccAGCTAGAGATAATGCAgctaaaagagaaaggaagactggcAAAAACTGAACAAGAGACACTTCTTCAAATAATAGAgacagttaaaaatgaaaaacttagtCTTGAAACAACATTACAAGAATCTACTGCTGCTAGACAAATGATGGAAAGGGAAATTGAGAATATGCAAACATACCAGTCTACTGCAGAAGAGAATTTtcggaaagaaataaaaaatgcaaaatcagAAGCAAGTATTTATAAGAATAGTTTGTCAGAAATGGGCAACAAGTGTGAAATGTTATCAAAAATggtaatggaaattaaaacagataaGCAGATGCTCAAAGAAGAACTAAAACAACATAGTCAGGAAAATAGAAAACTTGGAAACAGCATCAGCAGACTTGAGGAAGACAAAATACTTTTAGAAAACTATGTAAGAAgtatagaaaatgaaagagataCTTTGGAATTTGAGATGCGGAATCTTCAAAGAGAATATTTAAATCTAAGTGAAAAACTCTGTAGTCAGCAGAGTGACCTATCAAAAATGGGTTATAtttcaagaagagagaaattccGTTTTGACAACTATGGTACTTATGAAGGCAGCTCTAGTCCTGGAAGTAAGTCTTTAGCTCCTGATTTTAAAG gaATTCCAAGTAAACTGCATCAATCACTTCCATCTAAGATACgtaaataa
- the CFAP96 gene encoding cilia-and flagella-associated protein 96 isoform X1 yields MPVEGGKTDMERIGLFSEMEYVTVGDKYVSHFNRPFNEAASKNRQILPGGSKEMSNLQAGYFDPHFVRIFEGEGYVNLNQVRRRRMIEEAKKNLGKAFLPSSGDKKPCGLGSYYGTIGGPVSFFSAQSKPREKYEAPGKNLYTNPGKKGTGYGYANITIGKQYSHSSDFYDAPKLNYKKENEKHHRLLKGTPFKLNLCPREYFDANPYLSEKSLPPIRKAEKKELLTLPFKPSSPGKKAGGMKAGTFEPYPSHSADPYVVKLAKQVSSKSVKIFHPPNGPKSRPIKSIMTLHVERTLNMKNYKAASVQSY; encoded by the exons ATGCCTGTGGAAGGAGGGAAAACAGACATGGAGAGGATCGGCCTCTTCAGTGAGATGGAATATGTCACTGTCGGTGATAAATATGTGTCACACTTTAATC gacccTTTAATGAGGCTGCAAGCAAAAATAGACAGATACTACCTGGAGGATCCAAAGAAATGTCAAATCTCCAGGCAGGTTATTTTGACCCCCATTTTGTAAGGATTTTTGAAGGCGAAGGCTATGTAAATCTGAATCAAGTGAGAAGACGGCGTATGATAGAAGAAGCCAAAAAAAATCTAGGCAAAGCCTTCCTCCCTAGTAGTGGAGATAAAAAGCC ATGTGGATTAGGAAGCTACTATGGAACAATAGGTGGTCCAGTCTCATTCTTCAGTGCACAGTCCAAACCCAGAGAAAAATATGAGGCACCTGGAAAAAATTTATACACAAatccaggaaagaaaggaactggATATGG CTATGCAAATATTACCATTGGTAAACAATATTCACACTCTTCTGATTTCTATGATGCACCAAAATTGAATTATAAG aaagagaatgaaaaacacCATCGTTTACTTAAAGGGACACCTTTCAAGTTAAATCTTTGCCCAAGGGAATATTTTGATGCGAATCCTTACTTGTCTGAGAAATCTCTACCACCAATtagaaaagcagagaagaaagaattacTTACACTCCCTTTTAAGCCCTCCTCTCCTGGTAAAAAG GCTGGTGGAATGAAGGCAGGAACATTTGAACCTTACCCTTCACATTCTGCTGACCCTTACGTGGTTAAATTGGCAAAGCAGGTTTCCAGCAAAAGTGTTAAGATTTTCCATCCACCAAATGGACCAAAAAGCAGACCAATTAAAAGTATAATGACTTTGCATGTCGAAAG gACACTAAATATGAAGAATTACAAGGCTGCTTCAGTACAGTCCTATTAA